One window of the Candidatus Jettenia sp. genome contains the following:
- the cobO gene encoding cob(I)yrinic acid a,c-diamide adenosyltransferase → MGNGLILINTGDGKGKTTAALGLGLRAVGHGMKVLMLQFIKGAWHPGELETMRRLEPDFRIVQLGLGFVKKFKEEQSEEAIENARVSWDYAKQEIFSDLYDMVILDEINNAIDYGLLDVEDIMITLKEKPERLHVILTGRNAHGKIIELADIVTEMRDVKHCYKKGIKAQKGIEF, encoded by the coding sequence ATGGGAAACGGCTTAATACTAATAAATACTGGTGATGGAAAAGGCAAGACTACGGCTGCATTGGGGCTAGGTCTTCGGGCTGTTGGACATGGTATGAAAGTGCTTATGCTTCAATTTATCAAAGGGGCATGGCATCCCGGAGAGCTTGAAACAATGAGACGATTAGAGCCAGATTTCAGGATTGTTCAGTTAGGGCTGGGATTTGTTAAAAAATTCAAAGAAGAACAATCTGAAGAAGCTATTGAAAATGCAAGAGTATCGTGGGATTATGCAAAACAAGAAATCTTTTCTGATTTGTATGATATGGTTATTCTCGATGAAATCAATAACGCAATCGATTACGGTCTTTTGGATGTTGAAGATATAATGATAACATTAAAGGAAAAGCCTGAAAGATTGCATGTGATTCTTACAGGGCGCAACGCACATGGTAAAATTATTGAACTAGCTGATATAGTGACTGAGATGCGTGATGTTAAACATTGTTACAAAAAGGGCATTAAGGCCCAAAAGGGCATTGAATTTTAA
- a CDS encoding sigma-54 dependent transcriptional regulator gives MKKILIVDDDIAMGEMCKELLKSRGYVSDVVASSKEAIEKISMDGIYTIVLTDLVMPEMDGIEVLKKVKQQNPHIDVVVMTSYGTVTNAVEAMKLGASDYITKPFKRDELIIIIEKILQMQRLEGEVDRLRSELGEKYTFGNIVGESVKMRKIYEIISNVSNTEANILIQGETGTGKELVARAIHYNSTRKNHPFVKVDCAALSETLLESELFGHEKGSFTGATKDRIGRFRTADRGTIFLDEIGNIPMTVQAKLLRVLQDSEFEAVGSDQPIKVDVRIVAATNADLEDRVEKGLFRRDLFYRLNVIRIFLPSLRERMDDIPMLVSHFLSIHNTKNRKTVEGISREALGKLMSYAWPGNIRELENVIERAVILCKGKMIEPVDIPLYQEKTSFQQDLFGKSLQILMDQVERQIIVNTMELVEADKEQAAKILQISRASLYNKIKKHKITELL, from the coding sequence TTGAAGAAGATATTAATTGTAGATGATGATATAGCAATGGGGGAGATGTGTAAGGAACTCCTCAAGAGTAGGGGATATGTATCGGACGTTGTTGCAAGCAGTAAAGAAGCCATTGAAAAGATATCTATGGATGGAATATATACCATTGTCCTTACTGATTTAGTTATGCCAGAAATGGACGGTATAGAAGTCTTAAAGAAGGTTAAACAGCAAAATCCACATATTGATGTAGTTGTCATGACCAGTTATGGCACTGTTACCAATGCCGTAGAAGCTATGAAACTCGGTGCTTCGGATTATATTACGAAACCGTTCAAGCGCGATGAGCTCATTATTATTATTGAAAAGATATTACAAATGCAGCGACTGGAAGGGGAAGTGGACCGGTTACGCTCAGAACTTGGTGAAAAATATACCTTTGGTAACATTGTTGGTGAAAGTGTAAAGATGAGAAAGATCTATGAAATTATATCAAACGTATCTAATACGGAAGCTAATATCCTGATTCAGGGAGAGACAGGAACAGGTAAGGAACTGGTAGCAAGGGCTATTCATTACAATAGTACTCGTAAGAATCATCCTTTTGTAAAGGTAGATTGCGCTGCCTTGTCAGAGACGTTATTGGAGAGTGAACTCTTTGGCCACGAGAAAGGGTCATTTACCGGAGCAACAAAAGACAGAATTGGTCGTTTTAGAACAGCAGATCGAGGTACCATATTTTTAGATGAAATCGGCAATATTCCTATGACGGTTCAAGCAAAATTACTTCGTGTTTTGCAGGATAGTGAATTTGAGGCGGTAGGAAGCGACCAGCCGATAAAAGTGGATGTACGCATTGTTGCCGCAACCAATGCAGATCTTGAGGATCGTGTTGAAAAAGGTTTATTTCGCAGGGATCTCTTCTATAGGTTGAACGTCATTCGTATTTTTCTTCCTTCTTTAAGAGAGCGTATGGACGATATTCCCATGCTTGTTTCACATTTTCTTTCTATCCATAATACAAAGAATAGGAAAACAGTAGAAGGGATTTCGCGTGAAGCACTAGGTAAACTCATGTCATATGCCTGGCCAGGAAATATACGAGAGCTGGAAAACGTTATCGAACGTGCGGTAATTCTTTGTAAAGGAAAGATGATTGAGCCTGTAGACATCCCTTTGTATCAGGAAAAGACAAGTTTTCAACAGGACTTGTTCGGAAAGTCCCTTCAGATATTAATGGATCAGGTTGAGCGCCAAATAATTGTTAACACTATGGAATTGGTGGAGGCAGATAAGGAACAAGCTGCTAAAATACTCCAAATCTCACGTGCCAGTCTTTATAATAAAATAAAAAAGCATAAAATTACTGAATTGTTGTGA
- a CDS encoding cation:proton antiporter, with protein MIVNESVLSLGISLLALFFAGLLATKINQSLIAIFIVVGMILQNFLHLTIITEFIATLGIIFMLFMFGLEFSVGSLMNNQKKIFYSGVYDLLFNFPLGLLFGWLLGYDLIQSLLLGGIVYVTSSVIVAKSIIDLKRSANPETEYILNILIFEDMFIATFLAFVVGIVNYGEVDAKSIFLVMLKTSAFFMFFIVLARTSKKYIDKVLDIDHTELFVILILSIIVFSAGAAAKIGLSEAIGAFLAGLLLSETKQRHKISEAIKPFQQFSTAIFFVAFGMSIDYKHFGSLIPIGIFIFVLSSFSKIFGGYLVGKKYALSNKAGLRLGFSLIPRGEFSIILAGTIAMNHSTPYPLQCLTGVYVLISAILGSIIMKESDWFTKWFIEKKQDQAKEMEHIDSNSITGSP; from the coding sequence ATGATCGTCAATGAAAGCGTATTATCACTCGGTATCTCCCTCCTTGCCTTATTTTTTGCTGGCTTGTTAGCTACCAAGATCAATCAATCCCTCATCGCAATTTTTATTGTTGTTGGTATGATCCTTCAAAATTTTCTTCATCTTACTATTATAACGGAGTTTATCGCCACACTGGGTATTATCTTTATGCTCTTTATGTTTGGTCTTGAATTCTCAGTTGGCAGTTTAATGAATAATCAAAAAAAAATATTTTATTCAGGAGTTTATGATCTTTTGTTTAACTTTCCGCTTGGTCTGCTCTTTGGATGGCTGCTGGGATACGATCTAATTCAATCGCTCTTACTTGGAGGAATTGTCTATGTAACCAGTTCTGTAATTGTAGCCAAATCTATTATTGACTTAAAACGTTCAGCAAATCCTGAAACAGAATATATCCTTAATATCTTGATTTTTGAAGATATGTTCATTGCCACATTCCTTGCATTTGTCGTTGGCATTGTTAATTATGGTGAAGTAGATGCAAAAAGCATCTTTCTTGTTATGTTGAAGACCTCAGCCTTTTTTATGTTCTTTATCGTACTCGCAAGAACATCAAAAAAATATATCGATAAGGTCCTTGATATCGATCACACAGAACTCTTTGTAATCTTAATTCTCTCCATTATTGTGTTTTCAGCAGGTGCTGCGGCCAAAATTGGACTCTCTGAAGCAATAGGTGCATTCCTTGCCGGACTTTTATTATCGGAGACAAAACAAAGGCATAAGATCTCTGAGGCAATTAAACCGTTTCAACAATTTTCCACGGCAATCTTCTTTGTTGCCTTCGGAATGTCAATTGATTATAAACATTTTGGGAGCCTTATTCCTATAGGAATATTCATATTTGTTCTCTCTTCCTTCAGCAAGATCTTTGGTGGCTACCTTGTTGGCAAAAAATATGCTTTAAGCAATAAGGCTGGTTTAAGGCTTGGTTTTAGCCTTATTCCCAGAGGAGAATTCTCAATCATCCTGGCCGGGACCATTGCAATGAATCACAGCACGCCTTATCCTTTACAATGCCTTACCGGGGTCTATGTATTAATTAGCGCCATCCTTGGTAGTATTATCATGAAGGAGTCGGATTGGTTTACAAAGTGGTTTATTGAAAAAAAGCAAGATCAAGCTAAAGAAATGGAGCATATTGATAGCAATTCAATTACGGGTTCTCCATAA
- a CDS encoding sigma-54 dependent transcriptional regulator: protein MLNEKILVIDDDTNILEVIQMRLRALGYHVTTAKDSKEAKKALSTTAFNLVILDLRLAEENGIQLMEEIMGCNPILPIIILTAHGSIESAVEAMSKGAYSYITKPFNNEELSILIKNALEKQRLTREIEQLRSKLNEQHNFKNIITQNKKMQEIFERVIKISQTDCTVSIYGESGTGKEMIARAIHHNSNRSKGPFVATNCGAIPEGLLENELFGHIRGAYTDAHESKDGLFTRAEGGTVFLDEISNTSATLQIKLLRVLQEREIKPVGGSKNIKVNVRVVAASNTDLQKAVQEGIFREDLFYRIHVVPIYLPPLRERKDDIPLLANYFMTEFCKALKKDTLEFTPATLQRMALYDWPGNIRELKNKVEHATIMSNKNIITPEDMFSNIEIIPKSTFNSFKDAKERFEHEYVENLLKISKGNISKASKMANRNRAEIYKLIKKYNINIEHYKHISP from the coding sequence ATGCTAAATGAGAAAATATTAGTTATTGATGACGACACAAATATTCTGGAAGTTATCCAGATGCGTTTAAGAGCGTTGGGTTATCATGTTACAACGGCAAAGGATAGCAAAGAAGCCAAAAAAGCATTATCTACTACTGCTTTTAACCTCGTTATCCTTGATTTGCGATTAGCTGAAGAAAACGGCATCCAACTGATGGAAGAGATCATGGGTTGCAATCCAATACTTCCCATTATTATCCTGACGGCACATGGAAGCATTGAAAGCGCAGTTGAAGCCATGAGCAAAGGAGCGTATAGCTATATAACAAAACCTTTTAATAATGAAGAACTCTCCATCCTTATCAAGAATGCCCTTGAAAAGCAAAGGCTTACCCGGGAAATCGAACAGCTCAGAAGTAAGCTCAATGAACAACACAACTTCAAGAACATTATCACCCAGAATAAAAAAATGCAGGAAATCTTTGAACGGGTCATAAAAATATCACAAACTGATTGTACTGTTTCCATTTATGGAGAGAGTGGCACAGGTAAGGAGATGATTGCAAGGGCTATCCACCACAACAGTAATCGATCGAAGGGTCCTTTTGTCGCAACGAACTGCGGTGCCATACCAGAAGGCTTATTGGAAAATGAACTCTTTGGGCACATACGCGGCGCATATACAGACGCCCATGAATCAAAGGATGGTCTTTTCACACGGGCTGAAGGAGGAACTGTTTTTTTAGATGAAATTAGCAATACTTCGGCAACATTACAAATCAAGCTTTTAAGGGTATTGCAGGAAAGGGAAATTAAACCTGTTGGCGGCTCAAAAAATATCAAGGTCAATGTAAGGGTTGTTGCCGCCTCAAATACAGATCTGCAAAAAGCCGTACAGGAAGGAATATTTCGTGAAGATTTATTCTATCGTATACATGTTGTGCCTATTTATCTTCCCCCTTTAAGAGAAAGGAAGGATGATATCCCTTTATTGGCGAATTATTTTATGACAGAATTTTGCAAAGCACTGAAGAAAGATACTCTTGAATTTACACCGGCTACACTCCAAAGGATGGCCCTCTATGATTGGCCTGGCAATATACGTGAATTAAAAAACAAAGTCGAACATGCCACTATCATGAGTAATAAAAATATCATAACTCCGGAAGACATGTTTAGCAACATAGAAATAATACCAAAGAGTACCTTCAACTCGTTTAAAGACGCCAAGGAGAGATTTGAACATGAGTATGTGGAAAATCTCTTGAAAATAAGCAAGGGGAATATCTCAAAAGCTTCAAAAATGGCAAATCGTAATAGGGCTGAAATTTATAAATTAATTAAAAAATACAATATCAATATTGAACATTATAAACATATTTCCCCGTAA
- a CDS encoding potassium transporter TrkA yields the protein MSEIKECDLPGIGKKFTLELDSDDKLVVVIHFSGEREVFKFTKDSDEPTSVTRLTDEEARQVGAILSGTYFQPVIEEEQKLVMESVTMEWIKVTPDSSLANKKIKELDIRKLTGVSITTIIRGETVIPNPFSHEVIKPQDTIIIIGNNEQIKNFIATFDIKQSVENDRQ from the coding sequence ATGTCAGAGATCAAGGAATGTGATTTACCGGGTATTGGTAAAAAATTTACCTTGGAGTTAGATTCAGACGATAAATTAGTCGTAGTGATTCACTTTTCAGGAGAAAGAGAGGTCTTTAAATTTACGAAAGATAGCGATGAACCTACTTCGGTAACGAGACTAACCGACGAAGAGGCTCGCCAAGTTGGCGCAATACTCTCAGGGACATATTTCCAGCCAGTAATTGAAGAAGAGCAGAAACTCGTGATGGAAAGTGTAACTATGGAATGGATCAAGGTCACGCCCGATTCATCATTAGCCAATAAAAAGATTAAAGAGTTAGACATTCGAAAACTGACAGGGGTATCCATTACTACAATCATTAGAGGCGAGACGGTAATTCCTAACCCTTTTTCTCATGAAGTTATTAAACCTCAGGATACCATTATTATTATAGGAAACAATGAACAGATTAAAAATTTTATAGCAACCTTTGATATCAAACAATCTGTAGAAAATGATCGTCAATGA
- a CDS encoding ATP-binding protein → MIKNSLWRRIIFGYVIITLFMLSTSFYLIFRLNFLKKVTDSVMKSDIPSIENGEKLVDSLLEQVRNEKKYLITNDQAFLNLFDKKKIDFFDRLQSLEEYTTGEEKVLIHKIKEFYNKYIAIVSKEFILVGKDNIIPPDTRYEEEKKNTLEQITKSINTIILSQQTALIKKIELLQIIVHKSTKVALSLILSAILFGTIFSYFFTRSICLPIKTLQEATERISQGDLDYRIAVSSTDEIGTLGTAFNQMCNRLKELDLLKSEFISSISHNLKTPLTAIREANELMLDKIAGQVSEPQIKLLNIIKESTHRLTLMINDILDISRVEAGLMRYNFQYSNIHDIIRKSIGELRFLAERKNISFQHINGTSIPEISLDHDKIAQVIDNIFSNAIKFTPSGGTVTIKVKEVNARSFSSSRGEKNQMNNVHSFIQVSISDTGIGIPVEYHKKIFDKFQQVDNKGKGCIKGTGLGLFIAKQIVFDHGGEIWVENNGEQNGTTFHFTLPLKYNYA, encoded by the coding sequence ATGATAAAAAATAGCCTGTGGAGACGAATTATCTTCGGTTACGTAATAATTACGCTGTTTATGTTATCAACAAGTTTTTATTTAATCTTTCGCCTGAATTTTCTGAAGAAAGTTACTGACTCAGTTATGAAATCCGATATCCCTTCCATAGAAAATGGAGAAAAGCTGGTAGATAGCCTTCTCGAACAGGTCAGAAATGAGAAAAAATACCTGATTACAAATGACCAGGCTTTTTTAAACCTCTTTGATAAGAAAAAAATAGATTTCTTTGATCGGCTTCAATCTCTGGAAGAATATACAACCGGAGAAGAAAAAGTATTAATACATAAGATAAAAGAATTTTATAATAAATACATTGCAATTGTTTCTAAGGAATTTATTCTCGTAGGTAAAGACAATATTATTCCACCTGATACTCGCTATGAAGAAGAAAAGAAAAATACCCTTGAACAGATTACTAAATCTATCAATACAATAATCCTGTCTCAACAGACTGCATTAATTAAAAAAATTGAATTATTACAAATAATCGTGCACAAATCTACCAAAGTAGCCCTTTCTTTAATCTTATCTGCAATCTTATTCGGAACGATATTCTCCTATTTCTTTACCCGCAGTATATGTTTACCCATAAAAACATTGCAGGAAGCAACAGAACGCATTTCTCAGGGAGATTTAGATTATCGGATCGCAGTTTCATCCACAGATGAGATTGGTACTTTGGGGACTGCATTCAACCAGATGTGTAACAGACTGAAAGAACTTGATCTCCTGAAATCGGAGTTTATTTCCAGTATCTCACATAACCTGAAAACTCCTTTAACTGCTATCCGAGAAGCTAATGAGCTTATGCTCGATAAAATTGCCGGCCAAGTTTCTGAACCACAAATTAAACTTCTTAATATTATAAAGGAGAGCACACACCGGCTTACATTGATGATTAATGACATCCTGGATATTTCCCGGGTAGAAGCAGGGTTGATGAGATATAATTTTCAATACTCAAATATCCATGATATCATTCGTAAAAGCATTGGCGAACTACGCTTTCTTGCAGAACGTAAAAACATTTCCTTTCAGCATATAAATGGAACTTCTATTCCTGAAATTTCATTAGATCATGATAAAATTGCTCAGGTAATAGATAATATCTTTAGCAACGCCATTAAATTTACTCCATCAGGGGGTACTGTCACAATAAAAGTAAAAGAGGTAAATGCCCGTAGTTTTTCCTCTAGTCGTGGAGAAAAAAACCAGATGAATAATGTGCATTCTTTTATTCAAGTCAGCATATCAGATACCGGGATTGGAATACCGGTAGAATATCACAAAAAAATCTTCGATAAATTTCAACAAGTGGATAATAAAGGAAAAGGTTGTATTAAGGGAACCGGGTTAGGACTCTTTATTGCAAAACAGATCGTATTTGATCACGGAGGTGAAATTTGGGTAGAAAACAATGGAGAACAAAATGGCACTACGTTTCATTTCACACTGCCACTAAAATACAACTACGCTTAA
- a CDS encoding radical SAM protein: MINTLENKQIGPKRTLRDKLFDFSCQKIGKEKTKFLFKLYDLGRFDLFGKPKGAIGAIDITNRCNLRCKHCYFYAHDYEERPELTDDEWIGKLESLKETDFPFYQCSWIGGEPLLRKDLIERGMKYFKSNLIATNGTIELPHWPDVNFYISVDGKKDTHDAIRGKGCYDRIKKHANRPELKISISMVINTMNYQDIEYFLEEWKDVGVRGCLFQIYTPIKGLKNNDLWPGWRLRDEILDKLLRLKDEKYGDFIGVPNLVLKLMKSDKCKEITRNCVFKKVSFCLDPQGQIKKPCMMGPQADCLRCGCVLPFHMWALEDKWLMARELLMSLRRKIGKKVLQ; this comes from the coding sequence ATGATTAACACTTTAGAAAATAAACAGATCGGTCCGAAAAGGACATTGAGGGACAAGCTTTTCGATTTTTCCTGTCAAAAGATAGGAAAAGAAAAGACAAAATTCCTCTTTAAATTATATGATTTAGGGAGGTTTGATCTTTTTGGTAAACCCAAAGGTGCCATTGGTGCAATTGATATCACCAATCGCTGTAATCTCCGTTGTAAGCATTGCTACTTTTATGCACACGATTATGAGGAGCGGCCAGAGCTTACCGATGATGAGTGGATAGGAAAATTGGAAAGTTTAAAAGAGACAGATTTTCCATTTTATCAATGCTCCTGGATTGGTGGTGAACCCTTACTGAGAAAAGATTTGATAGAACGTGGGATGAAATATTTTAAGTCGAATCTGATAGCTACAAATGGAACGATCGAACTTCCTCATTGGCCTGATGTTAACTTCTATATATCGGTGGATGGCAAAAAGGATACCCATGATGCCATTCGTGGAAAAGGTTGCTATGATAGGATAAAAAAACATGCCAATAGGCCTGAACTAAAGATTTCTATATCTATGGTAATTAATACTATGAATTACCAGGACATTGAGTACTTTCTTGAGGAATGGAAAGATGTCGGCGTTAGAGGATGTTTATTTCAGATATATACCCCCATAAAAGGATTGAAAAATAATGATCTCTGGCCAGGTTGGAGATTGCGCGATGAAATATTAGATAAACTGCTGAGATTGAAAGATGAGAAATATGGCGATTTTATCGGTGTTCCTAACCTCGTTCTTAAACTTATGAAGTCTGATAAGTGTAAAGAAATTACGAGAAATTGTGTTTTTAAAAAGGTATCCTTTTGTCTGGATCCTCAAGGTCAAATAAAAAAACCATGTATGATGGGACCACAAGCTGATTGCTTGCGGTGCGGATGCGTACTTCCTTTCCATATGTGGGCTCTTGAAGATAAATGGCTCATGGCAAGAGAACTTCTCATGTCATTGAGGCGTAAGATAGGTAAAAAAGTTTTGCAGTAA
- a CDS encoding MarC family protein yields MEILQNFNMEHVYNYFLAFIPIFVAIDVIGVLPIFMSLMDGIKNPLKAKIINQSIITALSVSVSFIAIGKFVFSVLGVEIYDFKMAGGLLLLVFAINDLLFGEKEKRVITSTIGVVPLGIPLVVGPAVLTSIIITIDTYGYIPTMVSLLANLFIVWIVLLKSDFIYRLMREGGSKAFAKVASLLLAAIAVMMIRRGVMDVILYIKKSS; encoded by the coding sequence ATGGAAATTCTACAAAACTTTAACATGGAGCATGTATATAACTATTTCCTTGCTTTTATACCAATTTTTGTTGCAATCGATGTCATAGGGGTATTGCCTATTTTTATGTCACTGATGGATGGTATAAAAAATCCGCTCAAGGCAAAAATTATTAATCAATCTATTATCACTGCTCTTTCAGTAAGTGTTAGTTTTATAGCTATTGGTAAGTTTGTTTTTTCTGTATTGGGAGTTGAAATATATGATTTTAAAATGGCTGGAGGACTCTTATTGCTTGTTTTTGCCATTAATGATTTGCTTTTTGGAGAGAAAGAAAAAAGGGTTATAACTTCAACCATAGGGGTAGTCCCTTTAGGTATTCCCCTTGTTGTAGGACCAGCTGTTTTGACCTCAATTATTATTACGATAGATACGTATGGTTACATTCCCACAATGGTTTCACTCCTGGCAAATCTTTTTATTGTGTGGATTGTACTCTTGAAATCTGATTTTATATATCGACTTATGCGTGAAGGGGGTTCAAAGGCCTTTGCAAAGGTTGCCTCTTTGTTACTGGCAGCCATAGCGGTGATGATGATTAGGCGGGGGGTTATGGATGTAATACTTTATATAAAAAAATCTTCTTAA
- a CDS encoding ATP-binding protein: MEVSEKFLQTALDGIHDCINIINKDFQIIFVNEAASKMGGKKRQSMLGNKCYTQLWEKSAPCESCATGKVFETGKSQQVIKWETGFDGKKYCMEHFVFPIADKEGNVEYAVEIFRDITERKLFEEEREQQRLELGKRIRELRHAYEELESLQSQLLQTEKMASIGLIASSLAHELDTPLATISGYCELLTEDTHDEKLLGRIKTISEQIIKCQKTIRNLLDFSRKSNCERKLCNIHHLINNTLSLIEHRLIIRKIKLHKIFNYKVPLLFVDGNQIQQVILNLINNAVDALPKGGDICIETRINTEPKSVDIIFEDNGFGISDEDQKHIFTPFFTTKEPGKGTGLGLSICNNIILAHNGKIVLESKTGTGTRFIISLPI, translated from the coding sequence GTGGAGGTATCTGAGAAATTTTTACAAACAGCCCTTGATGGCATTCATGACTGTATTAATATTATAAATAAAGATTTTCAAATCATATTCGTAAATGAAGCTGCAAGTAAGATGGGTGGGAAGAAACGGCAGTCAATGTTGGGAAACAAATGTTATACACAACTATGGGAAAAAAGTGCCCCTTGTGAAAGCTGCGCAACTGGAAAGGTCTTTGAAACTGGTAAGTCTCAACAGGTAATTAAATGGGAAACAGGATTTGATGGTAAGAAGTATTGTATGGAGCATTTTGTATTCCCTATTGCAGACAAAGAAGGAAATGTGGAGTATGCCGTAGAAATTTTTAGGGATATTACCGAAAGAAAATTATTCGAAGAAGAGCGGGAACAACAACGACTGGAGCTGGGCAAACGAATACGTGAACTTCGGCATGCCTATGAAGAGCTTGAATCTTTGCAAAGTCAACTCCTGCAAACGGAAAAAATGGCTTCTATTGGTCTCATTGCATCAAGTCTTGCTCATGAACTAGATACACCTCTTGCAACGATTTCCGGTTACTGCGAATTATTGACAGAGGATACCCATGATGAAAAGTTATTAGGGCGGATTAAGACCATTTCCGAACAGATAATAAAATGTCAAAAGACTATCAGAAATCTGCTGGATTTTTCAAGAAAATCTAATTGTGAAAGAAAATTGTGTAATATTCATCATTTGATTAACAATACCTTATCGCTTATTGAACATCGTTTGATAATCCGTAAAATAAAATTACATAAAATTTTTAATTATAAGGTGCCTCTGTTATTCGTGGATGGAAATCAAATTCAGCAGGTAATTTTAAATCTTATCAATAACGCAGTAGATGCCTTACCGAAAGGCGGAGATATATGTATCGAAACCAGGATAAATACAGAACCAAAATCTGTTGATATTATCTTTGAGGATAACGGATTCGGTATATCTGATGAAGACCAAAAACATATCTTCACCCCTTTTTTTACCACGAAAGAACCTGGTAAAGGGACGGGATTAGGATTATCGATTTGCAATAATATAATCTTAGCCCATAATGGTAAAATAGTGTTAGAGAGTAAGACAGGCACCGGTACGAGATTTATTATATCACTGCCAATATGA
- a CDS encoding peptidylprolyl isomerase, whose product MIKGFTRQMGIVMSGILCIHLSVFAAETDTKKPSASAKKTTESPKKEASASKQKEAAPVKKEKDANKDSNKVAATVNGEAITQGEVNKILNRFTDKIDKEQIPVVTKQILDGLVTQKLIMQFIKDKKIEVSQADIDAELEKVRKDAESNPSLQGQTLEQILASHGGSIDDLKRDIKISLSLERYFGKDIDDQKIKAYFEKNKHNYDDTEVKASHILVDTRNMKTEEELAQAKEKISKAKAEVDAGKDFAKVAEQYSDCPSAKEGGDLGFFKRKGKMVEPFAAAAFALNVDQVSEPIKTDFGYHIIKVTEIKKGEEINFDDIKQDVKMDMMSESLNVTLAQLKQNAKIDIKTN is encoded by the coding sequence ATGATAAAGGGATTTACTAGGCAGATGGGAATTGTAATGAGTGGAATACTATGCATTCATTTAAGTGTTTTCGCTGCCGAAACAGATACAAAAAAACCTTCTGCATCAGCAAAAAAAACTACTGAATCACCTAAAAAGGAAGCCTCTGCATCTAAACAAAAAGAGGCTGCGCCTGTCAAAAAAGAAAAAGACGCAAATAAAGACTCAAATAAGGTTGCAGCAACAGTAAATGGCGAGGCAATTACCCAGGGAGAGGTTAATAAAATACTCAATAGGTTCACAGATAAAATAGATAAAGAGCAAATTCCCGTAGTGACTAAACAGATACTCGATGGTTTGGTTACCCAAAAACTCATTATGCAATTTATTAAGGACAAAAAGATTGAAGTAAGTCAGGCAGATATAGATGCAGAATTGGAAAAAGTAAGGAAGGACGCTGAGTCAAATCCAAGTTTACAGGGTCAAACGCTGGAGCAAATACTTGCATCTCATGGAGGTAGCATTGATGATTTAAAGAGGGATATAAAGATATCACTTTCCTTGGAAAGGTATTTTGGGAAGGATATTGATGACCAGAAAATAAAGGCATATTTTGAGAAGAACAAACATAATTATGATGATACCGAGGTAAAGGCAAGTCACATCCTGGTGGATACACGGAATATGAAAACAGAGGAAGAACTGGCACAGGCAAAGGAAAAGATCAGCAAGGCAAAGGCAGAAGTAGATGCAGGAAAAGACTTTGCAAAAGTTGCAGAGCAGTATTCTGATTGCCCGTCTGCAAAAGAAGGTGGAGATTTAGGGTTCTTTAAGAGAAAGGGAAAAATGGTTGAGCCATTTGCTGCAGCGGCATTTGCGCTCAATGTCGATCAGGTAAGTGAACCCATAAAGACAGATTTCGGGTATCATATCATAAAGGTGACAGAAATAAAAAAGGGAGAAGAGATTAATTTCGACGATATAAAGCAAGATGTTAAAATGGATATGATGTCGGAAAGCCTTAATGTTACGTTAGCACAACTGAAACAAAATGCTAAGATAGATATTAAGACTAACTAA